The following are encoded in a window of Alphaproteobacteria bacterium genomic DNA:
- a CDS encoding type II secretion system F family protein, whose protein sequence is MPSFTVIMLLGGVVASAMLALSAFSGPSAGKLVSRRLEDLRERHSRSTDVAAQAQLKRIYAQRQNRGDGFAKRFIPKPALLQLRLSQTGHNWTLAHYVLASAGLGLATFGGLAFKGLPLMLAVPLGLFAGVAIPHFVIGKLVQRRVNKFTARFPDAIELMVRGLRSGLPISETVGIVADELQAPVGTEFRTVADKMRIGRTMDVALQETANRLGTAEFQFFVISLAIQRETGGNLAETLSNLADVLRKRSAMKLKIRAMSSESKASAYIIGALPFIVFGLIWFINGKYMQNFFVDERLMMVGGGGMVWMAIGAFIMAKMINFEI, encoded by the coding sequence ATGCCGAGTTTCACGGTCATCATGCTGCTCGGCGGGGTCGTTGCCTCGGCGATGCTCGCGCTCTCGGCCTTTTCCGGGCCCTCGGCCGGCAAGCTGGTGTCGCGCCGCCTCGAGGATCTGCGCGAACGGCACAGCCGTTCGACCGACGTCGCTGCCCAGGCGCAGCTCAAGCGCATTTACGCCCAGCGGCAGAATCGCGGCGACGGCTTCGCCAAGCGCTTCATCCCCAAGCCCGCCTTGCTTCAGCTGCGGCTGAGCCAGACCGGGCACAATTGGACGCTCGCGCATTATGTGCTCGCCTCAGCGGGCCTGGGCCTCGCCACCTTCGGCGGCCTGGCCTTCAAGGGCCTGCCGCTGATGCTGGCCGTCCCGCTCGGCCTGTTCGCGGGCGTCGCCATTCCCCATTTCGTGATCGGCAAGCTGGTCCAGCGCCGGGTCAACAAGTTCACGGCGCGCTTCCCTGACGCGATCGAACTGATGGTCCGCGGCCTGCGCTCGGGCCTGCCCATTTCCGAGACCGTCGGAATCGTGGCGGACGAGCTTCAGGCGCCGGTCGGTACCGAATTCCGCACCGTCGCCGACAAGATGCGGATCGGGCGGACGATGGACGTCGCGTTGCAGGAAACCGCGAACCGCCTCGGCACCGCCGAGTTCCAGTTCTTCGTCATCAGCCTCGCGATCCAGCGCGAAACCGGCGGCAATCTTGCCGAAACGCTGTCGAACCTGGCGGACGTTCTGCGCAAGCGCTCGGCGATGAAGCTGAAGATCCGGGCGATGTCGTCCGAATCCAAGGCCTCGGCCTACATCATCGGCGCTCTGCCGTTCATCGTCTTCGGGCTGATCTGGTTCATCAACGGCAAGTATATGCAGAATTTCTTCGTCGACGAGCGGCTGATGATGGTCGGCGGCGGCGGCATGGTGTGGATGGCGATCGGCGCCTTCATCATGGCCAAGATGATCAACTTCGAAATCTAG
- a CDS encoding glycine--tRNA ligase subunit alpha, producing the protein MILTLHDYWSRQGCLILQPYDVEMGAGTFHPATTLRALGPEPWKAAYVQPSRRPTDGRFGENPNRLQHYYQYQVILKPSPPDLQALYLGSLAAIGVDPLKHDIRFVEDDWESPTLGAWGLGWEVWCDGMEVTQFTYFQQVGGFDCKPVAGELTYGLERLAMYIQGVDSVYDLAFNDEGVTYGQVFHENEVEFSAYNFEVADTDSLFLRFTHAAEECRRCIEAKLPLPAYDQAIKASHIFNTLQARGVISVAERAAYIGRVRELAKGACQAWMEKNGWAA; encoded by the coding sequence CTGATCCTGACGCTCCACGATTATTGGAGCCGGCAGGGATGCCTCATCCTTCAACCCTATGACGTCGAAATGGGCGCGGGCACCTTCCACCCCGCCACGACCTTGCGCGCGCTCGGCCCCGAGCCGTGGAAGGCGGCTTATGTCCAGCCTTCGCGCCGGCCGACGGACGGGCGCTTCGGGGAGAACCCGAACCGGCTTCAGCATTATTATCAATATCAGGTAATCCTGAAGCCGAGTCCGCCGGACCTCCAGGCTCTCTATCTCGGCAGCCTCGCGGCGATCGGCGTCGATCCGCTGAAGCACGACATCCGCTTCGTCGAGGACGATTGGGAGAGCCCGACGCTGGGCGCCTGGGGTCTCGGCTGGGAGGTCTGGTGTGACGGCATGGAAGTGACCCAGTTCACCTATTTCCAGCAGGTCGGCGGGTTCGATTGCAAGCCGGTCGCGGGCGAGCTGACCTACGGGCTCGAGCGGCTGGCCATGTACATTCAGGGCGTCGACAGCGTCTACGATCTCGCCTTCAACGATGAAGGCGTCACCTACGGCCAGGTGTTCCACGAGAACGAGGTCGAGTTCAGCGCCTATAATTTCGAGGTGGCGGACACCGACAGCCTGTTCCTGCGCTTCACCCACGCGGCCGAGGAATGCCGCCGCTGCATCGAGGCGAAGCTGCCGCTCCCCGCCTACGATCAGGCGATCAAGGCGAGCCACATCTTCAACACCCTACAGGCCCGCGGCGTCATCTCCGTCGCCGAGCGCGCGGCCTATATCGGCCGGGTGAGGGAGCTGGCGAAGGGCGCCTGCCAGGCCTGGATGGAGAAGAACGGGTGGGCGGCGTGA
- a CDS encoding DUF4087 domain-containing protein, which translates to MTPLIALAIAAQSTPIEMRCGWLHNPTPGNWWLADRDGEWLIGAQGGYQAPGMDEMPDMSTAGWTETNGHYGHGCACIRITVDRRTRRVTRIVSARPLPLRRCQADPRLRRP; encoded by the coding sequence ATGACGCCCCTTATCGCCCTCGCCATCGCCGCCCAATCGACCCCGATCGAAATGCGCTGCGGCTGGCTGCACAATCCGACTCCGGGCAATTGGTGGCTGGCCGACCGCGACGGCGAATGGCTGATCGGCGCGCAGGGCGGCTACCAGGCGCCCGGGATGGACGAGATGCCGGACATGTCGACCGCAGGGTGGACCGAGACCAACGGCCATTACGGGCACGGCTGCGCCTGCATCCGCATAACGGTCGACCGCCGCACCCGCCGGGTCACCCGGATCGTCTCGGCCCGCCCGCTGCCGCTTCGCCGGTGCCAGGCTGATCCCCGCCTCAGGCGGCCATAG
- a CDS encoding 50S ribosomal protein L25/general stress protein Ctc — protein sequence MSEQLTLSAETRERAGKGASRVLRREGRVPAVVYGNNETPLSIHVEEKALVKALSGGHFMNSVVMIEAGATPVRTLPKDVQFHPVTDRPLHVDFLRISEHAKVTVAVPIRFTDEDESKGIKRGGVLNQVRHDLELVCDAAEIPEEILISLAGMDIGDSLHISAVTLPKGTESAITDRDFTIATIVAPSGVKSEAAEAAAAAEGAEETAADDVPTVGEAEAEGGEAE from the coding sequence ATGAGCGAGCAGCTTACGCTGTCGGCCGAGACGCGCGAACGGGCTGGCAAGGGAGCCTCCCGTGTTCTGCGTCGCGAAGGCCGCGTCCCCGCCGTCGTCTACGGCAACAATGAAACGCCCCTCTCGATCCACGTCGAGGAAAAGGCGCTGGTGAAGGCCCTTTCGGGCGGCCACTTCATGAACTCGGTGGTGATGATCGAGGCCGGCGCCACGCCGGTCCGCACGCTGCCCAAGGACGTCCAGTTCCATCCGGTCACGGACCGGCCGCTGCATGTCGATTTCCTGCGCATCTCCGAGCATGCCAAGGTCACCGTCGCGGTGCCGATCCGATTCACCGACGAGGACGAATCGAAGGGCATCAAGCGCGGCGGCGTGCTCAACCAGGTCCGCCACGACCTCGAGCTCGTCTGCGACGCGGCCGAGATCCCGGAGGAGATCCTGATCAGCCTCGCCGGCATGGATATCGGCGATTCGCTGCACATCTCCGCCGTCACTTTGCCCAAGGGCACGGAATCGGCGATCACCGACCGCGATTTCACCATCGCCACGATCGTCGCCCCGTCCGGCGTCAAGTCGGAGGCTGCTGAGGCGGCCGCGGCGGCCGAGGGTGCCGAAGAGACGGCCGCGGACGATGTCCCGACCGTCGGGGAGGCCGAAGCCGAGGGCGGCGAGGCCGAATAA
- a CDS encoding pyruvate, phosphate dikinase — MARAVYRFGGGVTDGEAGNKELLGGKGANLAEMASIGLPVPPGFTIATPACALYYEKGDSFRDTLAAEVAEGIAHIEQVTGRRFGDPADPLLVSVRSGARVSMPGMMDTVLNLGLNDATVEGLANGSGDARFAWDSYRRFVHMYANVVLGLRHDLFEEALEIAKEDKGVHLDTELEAGDWRRLTARYKELVEEELGAPFPEDPQEQLWGAIGAVFGSWQSDRAKTYRRLNNIPGDWGTAVNVQAMVFGNMGETSATGVAFTRDPSTGERAYYGEYLINAQGEDVVAGIRTPQYLTRAARDKAGAKAPSMEETMPEVFAELARVFDLLERHYRDMQDIEFTVERGTLWMLQTRSGKRTAKAALAIAVEMAREGLITEEEAVLRIDPAALDQLLHPTLDPAAPRSVIAKGLPASPGAACGKAVFDADTAEKWAADGEKTILVRVETSPEDIHGMHAAEGILTARGGMTSHAAVVARGMGRPCVSGAGGLTIDYRARLMRVGTHEIKEGDLITLDGSSGEVMLGEVPTVQPELVGDFGILMQWADAKRRLGVRANAETPLDCRTAREFGAEGIGLCRTEHMFFEAERIAKVRQMILAADEGARRIALDKLLPAQRGDFVEIFRVMAGLPVTIRLLDPPLHEFLPHGEEEFAEVAAASGVGIEALRRRAAELAESNPMLGHRGCRLGITCPEIYEMQARAIFEAALEVAAQGEPPIPEIMVPLVATREELRLVRALIDRTAKTVFEETGRSVDYLVGTMIELPRAALRAADIAQEAAFFSFGTNDLTQTALGLSRDDAGKFLPAYVEKGIFERDPFVSIDVEGVGELISLAAERGRGARPALKLGICGEHGGDPSSIAFCESAGLDYVSASPYRVPIARLAAAQAALRGK, encoded by the coding sequence ATGGCCCGCGCGGTCTACCGCTTTGGCGGCGGCGTCACGGACGGGGAGGCGGGCAACAAGGAGCTGCTCGGCGGCAAGGGCGCGAATCTGGCCGAGATGGCCTCGATCGGGCTTCCGGTGCCGCCCGGCTTCACCATCGCGACTCCGGCCTGCGCGCTTTATTACGAGAAGGGCGACAGCTTTCGCGACACGCTCGCCGCTGAAGTCGCCGAGGGGATCGCCCATATCGAGCAGGTGACCGGGCGCCGCTTCGGCGATCCTGCCGATCCCCTCCTCGTCTCGGTTCGGTCCGGCGCGCGGGTCTCGATGCCGGGGATGATGGACACCGTCCTCAATCTCGGCCTCAACGACGCGACGGTCGAGGGCCTCGCCAACGGCTCGGGCGATGCGCGCTTCGCCTGGGACAGCTACCGCCGCTTCGTCCACATGTACGCCAATGTCGTGCTGGGCCTTCGCCACGATCTGTTCGAGGAGGCGCTCGAGATCGCCAAGGAGGACAAGGGCGTCCATCTCGACACGGAGCTGGAGGCCGGCGATTGGCGGCGGCTGACGGCGCGCTACAAGGAGCTTGTCGAGGAGGAGCTCGGCGCGCCCTTTCCCGAAGATCCGCAGGAGCAACTGTGGGGCGCGATCGGGGCGGTGTTCGGCTCGTGGCAGTCGGACCGGGCGAAGACCTACCGCCGGCTCAACAACATCCCGGGCGATTGGGGCACCGCGGTCAACGTCCAGGCGATGGTGTTCGGCAATATGGGCGAGACCTCGGCCACCGGCGTCGCCTTCACCCGCGACCCTTCCACCGGCGAGCGCGCTTATTACGGCGAATATCTGATCAACGCCCAGGGTGAGGACGTCGTCGCCGGAATCCGCACGCCGCAATATCTGACCCGCGCGGCGCGCGACAAAGCCGGCGCGAAGGCGCCGTCGATGGAAGAAACGATGCCCGAGGTGTTCGCCGAGCTGGCGCGCGTCTTCGACCTGCTCGAGCGCCACTATCGCGACATGCAGGACATCGAGTTCACCGTCGAGCGCGGCACCCTGTGGATGCTTCAGACCCGCTCGGGCAAGCGCACCGCCAAGGCGGCGCTCGCCATCGCCGTGGAAATGGCGCGCGAGGGGCTGATCACCGAGGAGGAGGCGGTGCTTCGGATCGATCCGGCCGCTCTCGACCAGCTGCTCCACCCGACGCTCGATCCCGCGGCCCCGCGAAGCGTGATCGCCAAGGGGCTTCCGGCCTCGCCCGGGGCCGCCTGCGGCAAGGCGGTTTTCGACGCCGACACGGCCGAGAAATGGGCTGCGGACGGAGAGAAGACCATCCTCGTGCGGGTCGAGACCAGCCCCGAGGATATCCACGGGATGCACGCCGCGGAAGGCATCCTCACCGCGCGGGGTGGAATGACCAGCCACGCCGCGGTCGTGGCCCGCGGTATGGGCCGGCCCTGCGTGTCGGGCGCGGGTGGTTTGACCATCGATTACCGGGCGCGGCTGATGCGCGTCGGCACGCACGAGATAAAGGAGGGCGATCTGATCACCCTCGACGGTTCGAGCGGCGAGGTGATGCTCGGGGAGGTGCCGACCGTGCAGCCCGAGCTTGTCGGCGATTTCGGAATCCTGATGCAATGGGCCGATGCCAAGCGCCGGCTCGGCGTTCGGGCCAATGCGGAGACTCCGCTCGACTGCCGAACCGCCCGGGAGTTCGGAGCGGAGGGAATCGGCCTTTGCCGCACCGAGCACATGTTCTTCGAGGCCGAGCGGATCGCCAAAGTACGGCAGATGATCCTCGCCGCGGACGAGGGCGCCCGCCGGATCGCGCTAGATAAGCTGCTCCCGGCCCAGCGCGGGGATTTCGTCGAGATTTTCCGCGTGATGGCCGGCCTTCCGGTCACCATCCGCCTGCTCGATCCGCCGCTTCACGAATTCCTGCCACACGGCGAAGAGGAGTTCGCGGAGGTGGCGGCCGCGTCGGGCGTCGGGATCGAGGCGCTGCGCCGCCGGGCGGCGGAGCTTGCCGAATCCAACCCGATGCTCGGCCATCGCGGCTGCAGGCTCGGCATCACCTGTCCCGAAATCTACGAGATGCAGGCGCGCGCGATCTTCGAGGCGGCGCTGGAGGTGGCTGCACAGGGCGAGCCGCCGATACCGGAAATCATGGTTCCACTCGTCGCCACCCGCGAAGAGCTGCGGCTGGTCCGTGCGTTGATCGACCGGACAGCGAAGACGGTGTTCGAAGAGACCGGCCGAAGCGTCGACTATCTGGTTGGAACGATGATCGAGCTGCCGCGCGCCGCCCTTCGCGCCGCCGATATCGCGCAGGAAGCGGCCTTCTTCAGCTTCGGCACCAACGATCTTACCCAGACCGCGCTCGGCCTCAGCCGCGACGACGCGGGCAAGTTCCTGCCCGCCTATGTCGAAAAGGGCATTTTCGAGCGCGATCCCTTCGTCAGCATCGACGTCGAGGGCGTCGGCGAGCTCATTTCGCTGGCCGCGGAGCGGGGCAGGGGCGCGAGGCCCGCCCTCAAGCTCGGCATTTGCGGCGAGCATGGCGGCGATCCTTCGAGCATCGCCTTTTGCGAGAGCGCAGGCCTCGATTACGTCAGCGCCTCGCCCTACCGAGTCCCGATCGCCCGTCTCGCGGCCGCCCAGGCGGCGCTGCGCGGAAAATAG
- a CDS encoding TraB/GumN family protein yields the protein MKWSTLACAAALALAPAAANAEPPAPAAPPAAAAPAPLPDANPALWVVRDEDTTIYLFGTFHLLDSRPWFNDEIKTAFDASNELVMEAILPEDPASLQPVIMRYAVDPDGRTLSSRLTAEQNAELGRALTAVGVPATAFDRFEPWFVSMSLAVLSAQKLGISGAAGPETVLTQAAHARHMPIAELEGFELQLRLLDSMPEALQAAQLEETLKEHEEIGGKLAPMLAAWSAGDVERLVALMNEEQDADDRALHRLIFTERNANWARWIEERMARPGTVFIAVGAGHLAGEDSVQSVLAAHHVRVERVPHVGAAH from the coding sequence ATGAAATGGTCCACCCTGGCGTGCGCCGCCGCGCTCGCGCTGGCCCCGGCGGCCGCTAATGCCGAGCCGCCCGCGCCCGCAGCGCCGCCCGCTGCCGCCGCCCCTGCCCCGCTTCCCGACGCGAACCCGGCGCTCTGGGTCGTGCGCGACGAGGACACGACGATCTACCTGTTCGGGACCTTCCACCTGCTCGACTCCAGGCCATGGTTCAACGACGAGATCAAGACCGCCTTCGATGCCTCGAACGAGCTCGTCATGGAGGCCATCCTGCCGGAGGATCCGGCCTCGCTCCAGCCGGTGATCATGCGCTATGCGGTCGACCCCGACGGGCGCACCTTGTCCTCGCGCCTCACCGCCGAGCAGAATGCCGAGCTCGGCCGGGCGCTGACCGCGGTGGGCGTTCCCGCCACGGCGTTCGACCGGTTCGAGCCCTGGTTCGTGTCCATGAGCCTGGCCGTGCTGAGCGCTCAGAAGCTGGGCATCAGTGGTGCCGCGGGGCCCGAGACGGTGTTGACCCAGGCGGCGCACGCCCGCCACATGCCGATCGCGGAGCTCGAGGGTTTCGAGCTGCAGCTGCGCCTGCTCGATTCCATGCCGGAAGCACTCCAGGCGGCCCAGCTCGAGGAGACGCTGAAGGAGCATGAGGAGATCGGCGGCAAGCTCGCCCCGATGCTCGCTGCCTGGTCCGCCGGCGACGTCGAGCGGCTCGTAGCTCTGATGAACGAGGAGCAGGACGCCGACGACCGCGCCCTTCACCGGCTGATCTTCACCGAGCGCAACGCCAATTGGGCGCGCTGGATCGAGGAGCGGATGGCGCGTCCCGGAACGGTGTTCATCGCCGTCGGCGCCGGCCACCTCGCCGGAGAGGACAGCGTCCAATCGGTTCTCGCGGCCCACCATGTGCGCGTGGAGCGCGTTCCTCACGTCGGCGCAGCGCACTAG
- a CDS encoding aminoacyl-tRNA hydrolase: MQIWVGLGNPGAQYAMHRHNVGFMAADAIAETHPFESAKKAFSGWTRQGRIGGQRILLLKPATFMNDSGRSVRAAMDFFKKGPEDVTVFYDELDLAPFKVKVKVGGGTAGHNGIRSLDAHIGNDFRRVRIGIGHPGHKDKVTKHVLGNYAKAEMDQLADTLGAIAAEAEWLAIGDEARFMNDVALRLRQD, from the coding sequence GTGCAGATCTGGGTCGGCCTCGGCAATCCCGGCGCGCAATATGCGATGCACCGGCACAATGTCGGCTTCATGGCCGCCGACGCCATCGCCGAAACCCACCCGTTCGAGTCCGCCAAGAAGGCCTTTTCGGGCTGGACCCGACAAGGCCGCATCGGCGGGCAGCGAATCCTGCTGCTCAAGCCCGCCACCTTCATGAACGACAGCGGCCGCTCGGTCCGCGCGGCGATGGACTTCTTCAAGAAGGGGCCGGAGGACGTCACCGTCTTCTACGACGAGCTCGATCTGGCGCCCTTCAAGGTCAAGGTGAAGGTCGGCGGCGGCACCGCCGGGCATAACGGCATCCGCTCGCTCGACGCCCATATCGGCAACGATTTCCGCCGCGTGCGCATCGGCATCGGCCACCCCGGCCACAAGGACAAGGTGACGAAGCACGTCCTCGGCAATTACGCCAAGGCCGAGATGGACCAGCTCGCCGACACGCTGGGCGCCATCGCCGCCGAGGCCGAATGGCTCGCCATAGGCGACGAGGCCCGCTTCATGAACGATGTGGCGCTGCGGCTGCGGCAGGATTAG
- a CDS encoding helix-turn-helix transcriptional regulator: MNNRLKVLRAERNWSQADLAERLDVSRQAVNAIETGKHDPSLPLAFRIARLFGQRIEEIFDDGTPREAWRV, from the coding sequence ATGAACAATCGGCTCAAGGTGCTCCGCGCCGAGAGGAACTGGAGCCAGGCCGATCTGGCCGAGCGGCTCGACGTCTCGCGCCAGGCGGTGAACGCGATCGAGACCGGCAAGCACGATCCGTCCCTGCCGCTGGCCTTCCGCATCGCGCGGCTATTCGGCCAGCGGATCGAGGAGATTTTCGATGACGGCACTCCGCGCGAGGCATGGCGGGTCTAA
- a CDS encoding type II secretion system F family protein codes for MGIDVVMVASFLAAIATFSVLVAIYAATTVRDPMAKRVKALNERREQLKAGIVASTTKRRKTITNRNEMADKVRNLLSSLKMLQESQVVKAQAKLMQAGVRSKDLAFVVIFARMVLPIVFGIGIITLVYVIDYFPLWGAFKKYGLVAGTLILAYKAPDLWLKNKVQKRTHAIRKGLPDALDLLVICAEAGLTVDASFGRVARELGKAYPELGDEFALTSIELGFLTDRRLAFENLAKRIDLDSVRGVVTTMIQTEKYGTPLASALRVLSAEFRNERMMRAEEKAARLPAIMTVPLILFILPVLFIVILGPAACSIHDALLT; via the coding sequence ATGGGGATCGATGTGGTGATGGTGGCGAGCTTCCTCGCCGCCATCGCCACCTTCTCCGTGCTCGTCGCCATCTATGCCGCCACCACGGTTCGCGACCCGATGGCCAAGCGGGTCAAGGCACTGAACGAGCGCCGCGAGCAACTCAAGGCCGGCATCGTCGCGTCCACCACCAAGCGGCGCAAGACGATCACCAACCGCAACGAGATGGCCGACAAGGTCCGCAACCTGCTGTCCTCGCTGAAGATGCTCCAGGAAAGCCAGGTGGTGAAGGCGCAGGCCAAGCTGATGCAGGCCGGCGTGCGCTCGAAGGACCTCGCCTTCGTCGTCATCTTCGCCCGGATGGTGCTTCCGATCGTGTTCGGCATCGGAATCATCACGCTCGTCTACGTCATCGATTATTTTCCGCTGTGGGGGGCGTTCAAGAAATACGGGCTCGTCGCGGGCACGCTGATCCTCGCCTACAAGGCGCCGGATTTGTGGCTGAAGAACAAGGTCCAGAAGCGGACCCACGCGATCCGCAAGGGCCTGCCGGACGCGCTCGATCTGCTCGTCATCTGCGCCGAGGCCGGCCTCACCGTCGACGCCTCCTTCGGCCGGGTCGCGCGCGAGCTCGGCAAGGCTTATCCGGAGCTCGGCGACGAGTTCGCCTTGACCTCGATCGAGCTCGGCTTCCTCACCGATCGCCGGCTCGCTTTCGAAAACCTCGCCAAGCGTATCGACCTCGATTCGGTGCGCGGCGTGGTGACGACGATGATCCAGACCGAGAAATACGGAACGCCGCTGGCCTCCGCCCTGCGCGTCCTCTCGGCCGAATTCCGCAACGAGCGCATGATGCGCGCCGAAGAGAAGGCCGCGCGGCTGCCGGCGATCATGACCGTGCCGCTGATCCTGTTCATCCTGCCGGTCCTGTTCATCGTCATTCTCGGCCCGGCGGCCTGCTCGATCCACGACGCGCTCCTTACCTAA
- a CDS encoding glycine--tRNA ligase subunit beta, with amino-acid sequence MADFLLELLSEEIPARMQEKAGDELSRRLSDRLGDFGFHGLAVQHFVTPRRLAVIVRDLPQETSSGVTEIRGPRTSAPQQAFDGFLRSTGLAKEQLEDRAGVWFAVVEKPGQPTGDVLAEIIPELIQTFPWPKSMRWGEASASTESPRWVRPLQGIVALLGEQVVEFEIAGIRSGAATVGHRFHHPGPITIGGAHDYAEKLRACHVIVDSEERKAIIRKESNKLQRKTKTIPDEGLVAENAGLTEWPVPLKGSFDEAFLALPPELIRLTMRVNQKYFACQSEDGALSNRFVCIANIASSDPNAVVAGNEKVLAARLSDARFFWDQDLKVPLPEQAKKLDQIVFHEKLGTTADKVERVAKLAEWLVQERLIRADMEDVKTAARLAKADLVTEMVGEFPELQGVIGGYYARAQGQSDAVANAIRDHYRPTGQGDEAPTDPVTVAVNIADKLDTLVAFFSIGEKPTGSRDPFALRRAALGFLQILTRNGLRLPLSDVLVQAAVLNAVSRLGAIRSVSFPDLLDTGDHEHEITAEVGSFTYRHGERVLVRWKSDLTPNIERGRIIDEVKGIEEAILEFLGDRLKVQQREAGVRHDLIDAVFALGGEDDLVRLLARVKALQTFVETPEGVNLLAGYKRATNILKKEGWTGSGVTRPPSYAPEIEESELDEALDAAEPRVASSVAEEDYERAMKALAGLRGPVDAFFEKVTVNDPDSVKREARLGLLARVRDAVHRVADFSRIEG; translated from the coding sequence GTGGCTGATTTCCTGCTCGAGCTTCTGTCCGAAGAAATCCCGGCGCGGATGCAGGAGAAGGCTGGTGACGAGCTTTCGCGCAGATTGAGCGACCGACTGGGCGATTTCGGCTTCCATGGCCTAGCTGTCCAGCATTTCGTCACTCCACGACGCCTCGCAGTGATTGTTCGAGATTTGCCGCAAGAAACATCCTCTGGAGTGACCGAAATTCGAGGCCCGCGCACGTCTGCGCCCCAGCAAGCGTTCGATGGCTTCCTGCGCAGTACGGGCCTGGCGAAGGAACAGTTAGAGGATCGGGCTGGTGTCTGGTTCGCCGTCGTCGAAAAGCCCGGTCAGCCCACGGGCGATGTATTGGCGGAGATAATTCCGGAGTTGATCCAGACCTTTCCCTGGCCCAAATCGATGCGCTGGGGCGAGGCTTCGGCTTCGACCGAGAGCCCGCGGTGGGTGCGGCCGCTTCAGGGAATCGTCGCGCTACTCGGGGAGCAGGTGGTCGAGTTCGAGATTGCCGGGATCCGCTCCGGCGCCGCCACTGTCGGCCACCGCTTCCACCATCCGGGGCCGATCACCATCGGCGGCGCTCACGATTATGCGGAGAAGCTGCGCGCGTGCCACGTGATCGTCGATTCCGAGGAGCGCAAGGCGATCATCCGCAAGGAATCGAACAAGCTCCAGCGCAAGACCAAGACGATCCCGGACGAGGGGCTGGTGGCGGAAAATGCCGGGCTCACGGAATGGCCGGTGCCGCTGAAGGGCAGCTTCGACGAGGCCTTCCTCGCGCTTCCGCCCGAGCTGATCCGGCTAACGATGCGGGTGAACCAGAAATATTTCGCCTGCCAAAGCGAGGATGGCGCGCTCTCCAACCGCTTTGTCTGCATCGCCAACATCGCATCCAGCGATCCCAACGCCGTCGTCGCCGGCAACGAGAAGGTGCTCGCCGCCCGCCTCAGCGATGCCCGCTTCTTCTGGGACCAGGACCTCAAGGTCCCGTTGCCTGAGCAGGCCAAGAAGCTCGACCAGATCGTCTTCCACGAGAAGCTCGGCACGACGGCCGACAAGGTCGAGCGAGTCGCCAAGCTTGCCGAATGGCTGGTCCAGGAGCGGCTGATCCGCGCGGACATGGAGGACGTGAAGACCGCCGCCCGGCTCGCCAAGGCCGATCTCGTCACCGAGATGGTCGGCGAGTTCCCAGAGCTTCAGGGCGTGATCGGCGGCTATTATGCCCGCGCCCAGGGCCAGAGCGACGCGGTCGCCAATGCGATCCGCGATCATTACCGGCCTACAGGGCAGGGGGACGAGGCGCCGACCGATCCGGTCACGGTCGCGGTCAACATCGCCGACAAGCTCGACACGCTCGTCGCCTTCTTCTCGATCGGCGAGAAGCCGACCGGATCGCGCGATCCGTTCGCGCTGCGCCGCGCGGCCCTTGGCTTCCTCCAGATCCTGACCCGCAACGGCCTGCGGCTGCCGCTGTCCGATGTGCTGGTCCAGGCGGCGGTGCTGAACGCCGTCTCGCGGCTCGGTGCGATCCGCTCGGTGAGCTTCCCGGACCTGCTCGATACCGGCGATCACGAACATGAGATCACCGCCGAGGTCGGCAGCTTTACCTACCGGCACGGCGAGCGGGTCCTGGTCCGCTGGAAATCGGATCTCACGCCCAATATCGAGCGCGGCAGGATCATCGACGAGGTCAAGGGCATCGAGGAGGCGATCCTCGAGTTCCTCGGCGACCGGCTCAAAGTCCAGCAGCGCGAGGCGGGAGTGCGCCACGACCTGATCGACGCGGTCTTCGCGCTCGGCGGGGAGGACGATCTCGTGCGCCTGCTCGCGCGGGTGAAGGCGCTGCAGACCTTCGTTGAGACGCCCGAGGGCGTGAACCTTCTCGCCGGCTACAAGCGCGCCACCAACATTCTCAAGAAGGAGGGGTGGACCGGCAGCGGCGTGACTCGGCCGCCGTCCTACGCGCCGGAGATCGAGGAGTCGGAATTGGACGAGGCGCTCGACGCCGCGGAGCCGCGCGTCGCGAGCTCGGTCGCGGAGGAGGATTATGAGCGGGCGATGAAGGCCCTGGCCGGGCTTCGCGGGCCGGTCGACGCCTTCTTCGAGAAGGTCACCGTCAACGATCCGGATTCGGTCAAGCGCGAAGCCCGGCTCGGCCTGCTGGCGCGAGTCCGCGACGCCGTTCACCGCGTTGCGGATTTCTCCAGGATCGAGGGATAA